A DNA window from Streptomyces roseifaciens contains the following coding sequences:
- a CDS encoding 3-hydroxyacyl-CoA dehydrogenase NAD-binding domain-containing protein: MSSAVQPPEDAVRPSGDRTVVAVIGAGTIGLGWIALFLDRGLRVRVNSRRPDAERVVREGLAVFAPTLPGGPADVDMLMEHVEFEPDMARAVRGAAVVQENAPDDLALKQELFRTVEQAAPAEALLLSSTSKLLPDDMGALMAEPGRVVVGHPFNPPHVVPLVEVVGGRHTPAGLIDEVTAFYRAVGKVPVVVRKPVPRFVANRLQSALLRESIHLVQEGVVTMAELDAVVTQSIGLRWAVVGPFEAFHLGGGEGGLRRWLGGTAPGLERAWRATAVPALTPDAVEALGAEADRTFGTDHAALSRARDEKQNAVLDALARIDARHQSHREDENMEPQPQSQPQQTQPAQQPEPHVVDFWFDPLCPFAWIASRWITEVAEKAPVTVRWHAMSLALLNSGKDMPEARRTMLGLYWGPVRVLAAARAAHGDAVTGPLYTAMGSRFHAPGGIFEPVRTAPAEEFRAAMIEGLSRTRPDIEAALAETGLPAGLIDAMDDDRWDDDLRASHDRVPSDGLGQELIGVPTISVDGGAGQFGPVLTEIPRGERAVRLWEAFRTLAGDPAFFELKQSTGRTEPLTH, encoded by the coding sequence ATGAGCAGCGCAGTACAGCCTCCCGAGGACGCCGTACGGCCTTCCGGGGACCGGACCGTCGTCGCCGTCATCGGCGCGGGCACCATCGGGCTCGGCTGGATCGCCCTCTTCCTGGACCGGGGGCTCCGGGTCCGGGTCAACAGCAGACGCCCCGACGCCGAGCGGGTGGTCAGGGAGGGCCTCGCGGTCTTCGCCCCCACCCTGCCGGGCGGGCCCGCCGACGTCGACATGCTCATGGAGCACGTGGAGTTCGAGCCCGACATGGCCCGCGCCGTCCGCGGCGCGGCGGTCGTGCAGGAGAACGCACCCGACGACCTCGCCCTCAAGCAGGAGCTCTTCCGTACGGTCGAGCAGGCCGCTCCCGCGGAAGCCCTCCTGCTGTCCTCCACGTCCAAGCTGCTGCCCGACGACATGGGCGCGCTGATGGCCGAGCCGGGACGCGTCGTCGTGGGACACCCCTTCAACCCGCCGCACGTCGTCCCCCTGGTCGAGGTCGTCGGCGGCCGGCACACCCCCGCCGGGCTGATCGACGAGGTCACGGCGTTCTACCGGGCGGTGGGCAAGGTCCCCGTCGTCGTCCGCAAGCCCGTACCGCGCTTCGTCGCCAACCGCCTGCAGTCCGCGCTGCTGAGGGAGAGCATCCACCTCGTGCAGGAGGGCGTCGTCACGATGGCCGAACTCGACGCCGTCGTCACGCAGTCGATCGGCCTGCGCTGGGCCGTCGTGGGGCCGTTCGAGGCCTTCCACCTGGGCGGCGGCGAGGGCGGCCTGCGCCGCTGGCTGGGCGGCACGGCACCCGGCCTGGAGCGCGCCTGGCGCGCCACCGCCGTCCCGGCCCTGACGCCGGACGCCGTCGAGGCGCTCGGCGCCGAGGCGGACCGGACCTTCGGCACGGACCACGCCGCGCTATCGCGCGCCCGTGACGAGAAGCAGAACGCCGTGCTCGACGCGCTCGCGCGGATCGACGCCCGGCACCAGTCACACAGGGAAGACGAGAACATGGAACCCCAGCCCCAGTCCCAGCCTCAGCAGACCCAGCCGGCCCAGCAGCCCGAACCCCACGTCGTGGACTTCTGGTTCGACCCGCTGTGTCCCTTCGCCTGGATCGCCTCCCGGTGGATCACCGAGGTGGCCGAGAAGGCCCCGGTGACCGTCCGCTGGCACGCGATGAGCCTGGCCCTGCTCAACAGCGGCAAGGACATGCCCGAGGCGCGGCGCACGATGCTCGGCCTCTACTGGGGCCCGGTCCGGGTCCTGGCCGCCGCCCGCGCCGCCCACGGCGACGCCGTCACCGGCCCGCTCTACACGGCGATGGGCTCCCGCTTCCACGCCCCCGGCGGCATCTTCGAGCCGGTCCGCACCGCCCCGGCGGAGGAGTTCCGCGCGGCGATGATCGAGGGGCTGAGCAGGACGCGCCCGGACATCGAGGCGGCCCTGGCCGAGACCGGGCTGCCCGCCGGTCTGATCGACGCGATGGACGACGACCGCTGGGACGACGACCTGCGCGCCTCGCACGACCGGGTGCCCTCGGACGGCCTCGGCCAGGAGCTGATCGGCGTCCCGACGATCTCCGTGGACGGCGGCGCGGGCCAGTTCGGCCCGGTCCTGACGGAGATACCGCGCGGCGAGCGGGCGGTACGGCTCTGGGAGGCCTTCCGGACCCTGGCCGGCGACCCGGCGTTCTTCGAACTGAAGCAGAGCACGGGGCGCACCGAGCCCCTGACCCACTGA
- a CDS encoding NADPH-dependent FMN reductase, translating into MPDTNALSPTRLAVIVGSTRKDRFGPVVADWFTAHARERADLDVDVIDLAEADLPHVLEGAGEDGTHPSAAVRAFAARIDRADVFAVITPEYNRGYPASLKQAIDSVYTEFHAKPVGFVSYSGGATGGVRAVEQLRTVFAELHTVTLRDGVAIPSAFAAFDDDGQPRDTEGVNGAAKKLLDQLLWWAVALREARAKTPYAA; encoded by the coding sequence TTGCCGGACACGAACGCCCTGAGCCCCACCCGCCTCGCCGTGATCGTCGGCAGCACCCGCAAGGACCGCTTCGGTCCGGTCGTCGCCGACTGGTTCACCGCCCACGCCCGTGAGCGCGCCGACCTGGACGTCGACGTCATCGACCTGGCCGAGGCCGACCTGCCGCACGTCCTGGAGGGAGCCGGCGAGGACGGCACGCACCCCTCGGCGGCGGTGCGCGCCTTCGCGGCGCGGATCGACCGGGCGGACGTCTTCGCCGTCATCACGCCCGAGTACAACCGCGGTTACCCCGCCTCGCTCAAGCAGGCCATCGACTCGGTGTACACCGAGTTCCACGCCAAGCCGGTCGGCTTCGTCAGCTACTCCGGCGGTGCGACCGGCGGCGTGCGCGCCGTCGAGCAGCTCCGTACGGTCTTCGCCGAGCTCCACACCGTGACCCTGCGGGACGGCGTGGCCATCCCCTCCGCCTTCGCCGCCTTCGACGACGACGGGCAGCCGCGGGACACCGAAGGCGTCAACGGCGCCGCGAAGAAGCTGCTCGACCAGCTGCTGTGGTGGGCCGTCGCCCTGCGCGAGGCGCGGGCCAAGACGCCGTACGCCGCCTGA
- a CDS encoding quinone oxidoreductase family protein — MRVIRIREFGGPEVMRVEETPVPQPGPGEVLIAAEAISVGFAQTQMRRNIFPAPMWRPEFPIVLGGDVIGRVAGVGAGVTGFREGDRVGAFTLHGAYADYVVVDAETVLSVPEGLDAAQATALPSPGPIGTGTLGTAGLRPGESVLVHAASGGIGHLSVQWAKAHGAGPVIATASSAEKLDFARALGADVVVDYSREGWVDEVREATGGAGVDIILDSIGGDVLRQGVGLLAPFGRLVFYGSAGGGLEIPRISPMELIEMKFITGFALSRWRAARPKEYLANHEELAAGLADGTIRHAVHATYPLEEVGRAHEEIESRAHIGRIVLLP; from the coding sequence ATGCGTGTGATCCGTATCCGTGAGTTCGGGGGCCCGGAGGTCATGCGGGTCGAGGAGACCCCCGTGCCGCAGCCGGGTCCGGGCGAGGTGCTGATCGCCGCCGAGGCGATCAGCGTGGGCTTCGCGCAGACGCAGATGCGGCGCAACATCTTCCCCGCGCCGATGTGGCGGCCCGAGTTCCCGATCGTGCTCGGCGGCGACGTCATCGGCCGCGTCGCGGGCGTGGGCGCCGGGGTGACGGGCTTCCGCGAGGGCGACCGGGTCGGCGCGTTCACGCTCCACGGGGCGTACGCCGACTACGTGGTCGTCGATGCGGAAACGGTTCTGTCCGTGCCGGAGGGCCTCGACGCCGCACAGGCCACCGCCCTCCCCTCGCCCGGCCCCATCGGCACCGGCACCCTGGGCACGGCCGGCCTGCGCCCGGGCGAGAGCGTCCTGGTGCACGCCGCGTCCGGCGGCATCGGCCACCTGAGCGTGCAGTGGGCCAAGGCCCACGGCGCCGGCCCGGTCATCGCCACCGCGAGCTCGGCCGAGAAGCTCGACTTCGCCCGCGCCCTCGGCGCCGACGTCGTCGTCGACTACAGCCGCGAGGGCTGGGTCGACGAGGTCCGCGAGGCCACCGGCGGCGCCGGCGTCGACATCATCCTCGACAGCATCGGCGGCGACGTCCTCCGCCAGGGCGTCGGCCTGCTGGCCCCCTTCGGCCGCCTGGTCTTCTACGGCTCCGCGGGCGGCGGCCTGGAGATCCCCCGGATCTCGCCCATGGAACTCATCGAGATGAAGTTCATCACCGGCTTCGCCCTGTCCCGCTGGCGCGCCGCCCGCCCCAAGGAGTACCTCGCCAACCACGAGGAGCTGGCCGCCGGCCTCGCCGACGGCACGATCCGGCACGCGGTGCACGCCACGTACCCCCTCGAAGAGGTCGGCCGGGCCCACGAGGAGATCGAGTCCCGGGCCCACATCGGGCGCATCGTGCTGCTCCCCTGA
- a CDS encoding DsbA family oxidoreductase: MKIEIYSDVLCPWCYIGKRRIAAALDGFAHRDELEIVWRSFELAPGEGSEPGPTAAEAMAEWTAPDVLPGRIELIKSQGRQEGLELNLHKSRPVGTFDAHRLTHFAAERGLLEPVMERLFHAYHTEALNVGDREVLVRLAGEAGLDEDEAREVLESDRYADAVVADGNRARQFNVTGVPSVVIDGRMPVSGVQAPEKLLTFIERAWERAQKEPAASV, from the coding sequence GAAGATCGAGATCTACTCCGACGTCCTGTGCCCGTGGTGCTACATCGGCAAGCGCCGGATAGCCGCCGCCCTGGACGGCTTCGCCCACCGCGACGAGCTGGAGATCGTCTGGCGCAGCTTCGAGCTCGCCCCGGGCGAGGGCAGCGAGCCCGGCCCGACGGCGGCCGAGGCCATGGCCGAGTGGACGGCCCCGGACGTGCTGCCGGGCCGGATCGAACTGATCAAGTCCCAGGGCCGGCAGGAGGGTCTGGAGCTCAACCTCCACAAGTCCCGCCCCGTGGGCACCTTCGACGCGCACCGGCTGACCCACTTCGCGGCCGAGCGCGGCCTGCTGGAGCCGGTCATGGAGCGGCTGTTCCACGCGTACCACACCGAGGCCCTCAACGTCGGGGACCGCGAGGTGCTGGTGCGGCTGGCGGGCGAGGCCGGGCTGGACGAGGACGAGGCCCGCGAGGTGCTGGAGAGCGACCGCTACGCGGACGCCGTGGTCGCCGACGGGAACCGCGCCCGCCAGTTCAACGTGACGGGCGTGCCGTCGGTCGTCATCGACGGCCGCATGCCGGTCTCCGGCGTGCAGGCGCCCGAGAAGCTGCTCACCTTCATCGAGCGCGCGTGGGAGCGGGCGCAGAAGGAGCCGGCGGCGTCCGTCTGA